The DNA window TTCCCATCACTATTCTCAAACCGTTTTGAATGACTTTAACAGTGATTGAATTATGCATTAATTTGAAATGAGCAGAATTTCTATGTAATAGTAGTAAAGGGCCCATGTCGTAAAAAGAGACACGCCCCCCTCTTTGCTTtgcttttatttacttttaaatggTCAAATCTGCAAAACAACCCACGTTAAATTAACACTTATTGTGACGTCATGAACATCCgtttccactttaaaaaaacGCACaatacagccaatcagaattgatattatttacatatatcagaCTGTTGAACACCTTAAAGAGgtctaaaattaattaatacatatttacataaaacCAGAAAAATATAACGAGCGAATATTAGATAGCTAGCTATATACTTCAAAATGTAAGACATGTCTTTTTCGAGGTTCATTAAGAGCCAACATTCCTAGAACAAACCCGAAACGATTGTGTGTTTACGTTTTACACTTACACAATAGCTCTAGTGTTTGGTGGTTTTTGCCCGTAAAACGTGTAGGAGCACGATAATTCACACAGCTCACAAATGAAAACTCCTCTCACGGATCCATCTCCCGGGTCCATTTTGATTTGACTTCTTGCAACGTTTGGCTGTATCTTAAAAGGTTACCCGTGCCCTTTGTAGTGTACTTCATAGTTTATGAAAATGTGCCTTCTATATGTTGTGCCGTTTGCTTGATACTGATTCAGATGGCTTATAAAtgtgcatattttattttatactcGATATTTAAAGTACTACTTGTGTGTAGAAGCAGTTGTTTCGGTGCGTGGTTAGTGCACTGCAGAGGGAGTGGAGAACCATTTGAGGCACGACCTCAGGGTGAGTAGATGGTACACATTGTTAAGGAGGGTTGCCGTCACCTGCTACAATAAGAGCACTGGGTAGAAAGAAGATAACGCGGGGGTTCACCGATAATTACGTAATTACTCGCAAAATGGTCAGAGatctattatttatttgaatatttttgttgCCATTTTCTTTACATTATAACGGATCTATGTTTAAAAAGGACAGTCAGTTTTAGCCCGTTAGCAGTATAGAACTTTTATTGTGAAAGGTGTACCGCAGAAGTTCGTCCACTCTGTTCACACAGGGACATGGAGACGATGGGTAAGGAGGGAAACTCAGTGTACACATTTTCACTGGCTGATAAAAAGCAGTTAAGGTATGTTTGTGAGTGATGCTGTTCTCAGTCTAAAAGTTAGGTTCGCATCTACTTGTGAGAGACCGCTCTGTTGTAGGTTACGTCGCACTTTCCTCGTTTAAAGTTAGTATCCGCTGTGGCCTCCACGGTAGCATGGTAATAAATTAACATAATTTAGTGTTTATATGGCTATGAATGTGCACTTTATAAAAAGAGGATATATTCTAGCTGTATTTATTAGTGGGGTATGGACTGCgcttcagtccaatataactaGCGCTACAGTTTGTTTATTCTTATCTAGTTATGAACGATACATGTTTGGGCGAGGCGCACTGCTTCTGGCAATGGGGCGGGATTTTATAATGTATTTGACAACGCCCCCTTTCATAAGCCTCCCATTACAACCCTTTTGAGTTCATTAATGTCTGAATTCAGCAAAATCCTGTGGAGTAGTCTTACAACAGGCAGTGTAAAGTCTCCAGTGGACTAAATAGGAAAGGAGGTGTGTCAAACTCTTGGTCTCAGAAGACATGTTGGAAGAGCATATGTCCACAAACCTTGGGCCATTTAGACTTTCACTtaaatgtttctgtttgtttgaacATGGACAAAAGGTCAGCTGTTAAGCAGTGCTGCACAAATACAGAATAGCTGAAATTCCATTTGTAGTCCAGAATAACATCACTCCCTGTTCTCACTTGTGGGTGAATACAGTAAAATCCTCAACTGTCTGAAGCCATCCCAGGAGAAAAGGGTTGAGGTTTCTATTAGGCCTGTTTGATTTTAGACAAAACTTTGTTTCCTCTAAAACCTCATCTTCAATAATTAGATTACATTTCCCTTTCAGTTGAGAATTTCCATGTAGAATTGTCCTGTACAATGTAATTATGAGTTTGTGTATTCTCATAGGTTCTGTGAAAATACACATATGTAAATTACTAGACAGTACCTATGCAGTACTAGTTACATGCTTTGATTAAAATACCATAAGGATTAAACAAAACACCACCATTCTcttccctgtctaaacagcactgttcagaacaaacagtttcagcacctgttcctttaaacgtgAATGAGCCTCTGTTTACACGCAACGTCGGAGAAAAGTGGAGCAGAAACGCTTTTTGGTAATATTCTTTTTCTTatcttttctcatttttgccTGTATTTAATCAGTAAACATTTCTCCATGCTCATATGTTTTGCTCCTTTTCCCCTCATTTTTGCATTCTCACAtagagtgctgtgattggagagccTCAGACGAGAAGTTGGAACAATCCTAAAGTGTTAGCACTTCACGTAAGGAGCAGCATAAATACAAatgactcattttatcccatgttttctaactTAGCAGCCCACAGAAACTGTCTGGGTTGTctaatttcacagtttgtgtgttggtaggAGTTTCAGATGCCAATACattgaaaatgtaattattttcataatatgtcccgtTTTAATTCCATTTCATGTATTtggatttgtttttaaagttatCAACAACATAAATATGTTGCTGTTTTCATGCAGATAGCAACATGCAGGGAACAGAGGGGGCATTAGGAGGTCCAGTTGTCAGCAGGAGGATTCCCATTAAGCTTCTTCCCAAACAGGCTAGAAGTAAGCCCAGTCTTCTCCTAAGTCTATAACTGAAAACATTCAAGTAAAATAGATGGAAACACATATCTGTTCTTTTCCCTCAATCTAAATAATCCATGTGAAAAATGTCAAGATTAGTAAGCATGTGATGTATTTGTTATTAGAGAGCTTTGCCTATAAACAAGAAGAGAGATTTGAATGTGGAGCAAAGGCAGGAGATGCATTTGGTAGCCAGCGGCGATTTCCTCAGCAGTTCTACTGGGATTATAAGGTTGTAGACCCATCTCTACCTCTTTCAGTATTTCAGTCCCTCTAAATGATAGCTTAAAACATAACATAAAAACCACAtgctctttcttctctctaTTTTTAGCTCAATCTGATTGGTGAGAAAGATGAGACTCCCGTGCATTTCTGTGACAAGTGTGGTCTGCCCATTAAGACATATGGTCGCATGGTAAGCTGTGCATATCTggatgtaattttaaaaaatgaataatatatatatatatatatgtgtgtgtgtgtgtgtatatatgtatatatatatatgtgtatatatgtgtgtatatatatatatatatatatatatatatatatatatatatatatatatatatatatatatatatatatgtgtgtatatatatatatatatatatatatatatatatatatatatatatatatatatatatatatatatatatatataaccacacacacacaggggttagacaatgaaactgaaacacctgtcaatTTAGTgtggaggtttcatggctaaattggagcagcctggtggccaatcttcattaattgcacattgcaccagtaagagcagagtgtgaaggtttaattagcagagggtaagagcacagttttgctcaaaatattgcaatgcacacagcattatgggtgacataccagagttcaaaagaggacaaatggTTGGTACACGTCTTGCTGgcacatctgtgaccaagacagcaatgtcagcgtaccaccaagaaggacgaaacacatccaacaggattaactgtggacgcaagaggaagctgtctgaaaggggtgtttgggtgctaacccggattgtatccaaaaaacataaaaccacggctgcccaaatcacaacagaattaaatgtgcacctcaactctcctgtttcctccagaactgtccgttgggagctccacagggtcaataaacacggccgggctgctatagccacacctttggtcactcatgccaatgccaaatgtcattttcaatggtgcaaggagtgcaaatcttgggctgtggacaatgtgaaacatgtattgttctctgatgagtccacctttactgttttccccacatccgggagagctacggtgtggagaagccccagagaagcgtaccacccagactgttgcatgcccatggcattcccttggcccaatacttgtgctagatgggcgcgtcactgccaaggactaccgaatcATTCTcaaggaccatgtgcatccaatggttcaaacattgcatcctgaaggcggtgccgtgtatcaggacgacaatgcaccaatacacacagtaagactggtgaaagattggtgtgatgaacatgaaagtgaagttgaacatctcccgtggcctgcacagtcaccagatctaaatgttattgagccactttggggtgttttggaggagcgagtcaggaaacgttctcctccaccagcatcacgtagagacctggccactatcctgcaagaagaatggcttaaaatccctttgaccactgtgcaggacttgtatatgtcattcccaagatgaattgacgctgtattggccgcaaaaggagacCCTACactatactaataaattattgtggtctaaaaccaggtgtttcagtttcattgtccaacccctgtatctcGGTTTATCAAAGTGTTAAAGTGATCAGTATGTTACAGTTGCCCTGCAgatatattgatatatatttattctcCACAGATACCTTGTAAGCATGTTTTCTGTTATGATTGCTCATTGCTTCATGAAAGGAAAGGTGATAAAATGTGTCCCGGGTAAGCTGAcagtttaaatttatttaaatttggaacaGTTTAAATTTATGTAATTGTTTCTGGGCCCAGTGGCTAATTTGAGTTAATTCCATAGCAAAATAAAGCCATTCTGCTAAACTAAAACCAGCGTTTTTCTAAactgttttgtctgtatatttCCTCTGTCATTTCATAATAAAATGAAAGCTGAACTCATGCTTTTAATTCATAGATATTGTGGCTTAATATGGATAAGTACTCAAGTACCAGTCCTCTAGTTTGTAATCATAGGATATAAAATTTGCCTGACTGCTGATATGTAATCGAATTGGATGATAATAATATTTGTTTCTTCTCTCTGCATGCTTCTTGTTCTATTAGTTTGACGTTGTACAATTGCACAGACCCAGTCCAACGGATTGAGCAGTGTCAGCGTGGTTCTCTCTTCATGTGCAGCATCGTTCAGGGATGCAAGCGCACCTACCTCTCCCAGAGAGACTTGCAAGCTCACGTAAACCACCGCCACATGAGGGTGGGCAAAAGTTCTTCAGGACGTGTCGACCCTCTCCACCTTTCCTCCTCATCAGAGGTGTCAGACCGATTCCGAGTGCCCCCTCCTCACTTGCCTAAGCCCCATGTGCTCATCCCTCCTCCTCTGCCACATGCAGGTCATGATACTTATGGTCAGCCCTCTCCTGTATCCCATGATGACCTTAGGGCCTCACAAGGCCCATCTTCAGGCGACATGGGACCACCTCGATCTCTTGCTCCAGAAACCTTCCGCATTGCTACAGTGACCACGAGGAAGCACAGCAACCTGATCACTGTGCCCATTCAGGATGATTCAACAAGCCTTTCCCCTCGTGATCAGCTCCCACAACCTGCCAATGCTCCACCCCCTCATCATCTCCCTGGAGATTACCCAGGGCAGCCTGTAGTCTCCCACCCCCACCACATGATGGCACCACCACAACAGCGCTATGGGCCTCCACCGCCCATCAGTCATCCAATGCAGCACCCAGCACAGGGCTCCAGCACCCACATGGTCTTCAACCAAGCCCCGCCTCCACCTCTGTCCTCTGTTCCACCTCCCATCACTCCTCCTCCTGGACATCTAATGGGGCAGCTACCACCATACATGAATCATCCTCCTGGACCTCCTCCTCAACATGGTGGACCACCAGTAAACGCTCCACCACCTCACCATTACAACCCCCAGTTCTCAGAGGACAAGGGCACTCTGAGCCCACCCTTTAACCAGCCAGGTGGGCTTAGTCCAGGTATGTGGCCAGCCCCCAGAGGACCCCCTCCCCCCAGAATGCAAGGGCCTCCTCCACAGGGACAGATGCCTGGGCCTcatcatcctgatcagggccGTTACAGACCATATTACCAATAGAAAAAAGAACTCTTTCTATTGATTTTGTACTTGAGTGTTGTAGGGTTTTGTATGGCTGTTGTATAGTTAAAGTTCAGCAAAGCTTGGCACTGCTGATAAGAAGTTTCGGAATTACTGTAAGATGCTAGTATATACCTTTTCATTAAGGCCATTATTTTGGATTTAAAAAAGTTGGATTTggcaatattttaaaattttgtcaAATGTCTTGTTGTATGAATGTACAATAGAATTAAATGAATGATATgtaatgtctttatttattttgtaattactGGTTTATCTTTATTTCGTCactccttttttatttctttatttattccaaACTCTCGTAACGCCTAAGTTCAGACAAGTGTCAAGTTAATGTATCCTTGTCATGTGTCTTGTAAGCACGCAAACAGATAAGACAGGTTGTTGAATTTATTGTGACAAGTGATTAGATCCTGTGATAAACCTTGCACCTAATTTGATCCACAAGATTTGTAGACACCTTATAATGACTGAATTCAGTTACTTGATGCACATAGGtgaacacagcttgtataatctccttaGGAAACATCAAATAATCCCTATCGATAGACTGATCACTAGCTAAGGCTAGGTTTTGAGTTCCCATGCTCAGTGCTATAGGTAAGCTTGAAGTTGGGCTGTGAAACTGTAGAAGTGTTGTCTGAATTGACAGCAGTATTTATTGCCTTTGAGATGATTTGGAGTAGTTTGTGAGCCAGAGTTAAACATGCAATATGTACTTGACTTTACAAATTTTTAATGTGGCTATGTGCCGTcaacagaaatatttcactaatGTTATTGCAGCAAAGTAGGGCAAATTCCATTATAAGCAGCCATGACCTAAATGTTAAAAAAGCAACCTGGAGCCACAGTCCCTGGTTTGATCGTTTGGACCTGCCAGAATTAAAGGAGTCAAAGGGAACTGACGGAATAATGAGGCTTCTCACTCAGCATTAATGGCAGTGTTGTCATTGACTAAGGTAGTTTACCCCCTTATACTCCCTGGGTGCTGGTATGACATCCACCCACTTCAAGTGGTTGTTCATATTCACTGCTCCTTGTTCGCtagtttgtatgtgtatgtgagcACTGCTATGGGTGGTTTAAATGCAGAGGGTTTAATACCCATAT is part of the Hoplias malabaricus isolate fHopMal1 chromosome 4, fHopMal1.hap1, whole genome shotgun sequence genome and encodes:
- the cbll1 gene encoding E3 ubiquitin-protein ligase Hakai, with the translated sequence MQGTEGALGGPVVSRRIPIKLLPKQARKSFAYKQEERFECGAKAGDAFGSQRRFPQQFYWDYKLNLIGEKDETPVHFCDKCGLPIKTYGRMIPCKHVFCYDCSLLHERKGDKMCPGLTLYNCTDPVQRIEQCQRGSLFMCSIVQGCKRTYLSQRDLQAHVNHRHMRVGKSSSGRVDPLHLSSSSEVSDRFRVPPPHLPKPHVLIPPPLPHAGHDTYGQPSPVSHDDLRASQGPSSGDMGPPRSLAPETFRIATVTTRKHSNLITVPIQDDSTSLSPRDQLPQPANAPPPHHLPGDYPGQPVVSHPHHMMAPPQQRYGPPPPISHPMQHPAQGSSTHMVFNQAPPPPLSSVPPPITPPPGHLMGQLPPYMNHPPGPPPQHGGPPVNAPPPHHYNPQFSEDKGTLSPPFNQPGGLSPGMWPAPRGPPPPRMQGPPPQGQMPGPHHPDQGRYRPYYQ